From Cellulosimicrobium sp. ES-005, one genomic window encodes:
- a CDS encoding ABC transporter permease, with translation MSWTETAATAWHAIRAHTMRSLLTVLGILIGIAAVILTVGLGLGTQKDVSEDISSLGSNLLIVTPGSSTDSSGIRGGFGSASTLTVADAEALASDVAVPDVAAVAAEKESSQSIEAGDANWTTTVTGVTDDWLEVRSREVAVGAFVDVASTDEVVLGPETASELFGTTDVVGRTVSIAGTTFDVVGVLEAAGSSASANLDDVAVVSMTAMTSAITGGTNTSVSTIYLKATDTDAISAAYQEAQSLLLALHGASSADAADFTIDSQDSLVSTATSVYRTLTVLLAGVAGLSLLVGGIGVMNIMLVSVSERTREIGLRKALGAPPGAIRRQFLTEASILGVTGGLVGALLGVVAALALPAALGSSIVVSPLAVGGSIAVALAIGLVFGVYPAVRAARLAPIDALRSE, from the coding sequence TGGCACGCGATCCGCGCGCACACGATGCGCTCGCTGCTCACGGTGCTCGGCATCCTCATCGGCATCGCCGCCGTCATCCTCACGGTCGGGCTGGGTCTGGGGACGCAGAAGGACGTCTCCGAGGACATCAGCTCGCTCGGGTCGAACCTGCTCATCGTCACCCCCGGGTCCTCCACCGACTCCTCGGGGATCCGCGGCGGGTTCGGCTCCGCGTCGACGCTGACCGTGGCCGACGCCGAGGCTCTCGCCTCGGACGTCGCGGTGCCCGACGTCGCGGCGGTGGCCGCGGAGAAGGAGTCGTCGCAGTCGATCGAGGCAGGCGACGCCAACTGGACGACGACCGTCACGGGCGTCACCGACGACTGGCTCGAGGTGCGCTCGCGCGAGGTCGCGGTCGGCGCGTTCGTCGACGTCGCCTCGACCGACGAGGTCGTGCTCGGCCCCGAGACCGCGAGCGAGCTGTTCGGCACGACCGACGTCGTCGGCCGCACCGTGAGCATCGCCGGGACGACGTTCGACGTCGTGGGCGTCCTCGAGGCCGCCGGGTCGAGCGCGTCGGCGAACCTGGACGACGTCGCCGTCGTGTCCATGACCGCGATGACGTCGGCGATCACGGGCGGCACGAACACGTCGGTCAGCACGATCTACCTCAAGGCGACCGACACCGACGCGATCTCCGCCGCCTACCAGGAGGCGCAGTCGCTGCTCCTCGCGCTGCACGGCGCGTCGAGCGCGGACGCGGCCGACTTCACCATCGACTCCCAGGACTCGCTCGTGTCCACCGCGACGTCGGTGTACCGCACGCTCACGGTCCTGCTGGCCGGGGTGGCCGGCCTGTCGCTGCTCGTCGGAGGCATCGGCGTCATGAACATCATGCTCGTGTCCGTGTCCGAGCGGACGCGCGAGATCGGCCTGCGCAAGGCGCTGGGTGCGCCGCCCGGCGCGATCCGACGTCAGTTCCTCACGGAGGCGTCGATCCTCGGTGTCACCGGTGGACTCGTCGGCGCGCTGCTCGGCGTCGTCGCGGCGCTCGCCCTCCCGGCCGCGCTGGGCTCCTCGATCGTGGTCTCGCCGCTCGCCGTCGGCGGCTCGATCGCCGTGGCCCTGGCCATCGGGCTCGTGTTCGGCGTGTATCCCGCCGTCCGTGCCGCGCGCCTCGCCCCGATCGACGCGCTGCGCAGCGAGTGA
- a CDS encoding biotin/lipoyl-binding protein, protein MRDAVVRRRRRSRRHRWVAAGVAVAVLGAGGAAVALRPAAAQYRTATVATGDVAQQVSVSATVASASRADVTFGASGTVATVDVAAGDRVEAGDVLATLDADALQDAVDDANETLAEAQQTLADDLDAQSSGSGSTASVTSASGTGAAGAGTSAGGSVLLVSTTGAGTRAVTLTAAGGSSEAEQAVTTALDALADARTAVQTAQEALLAGYESVADALLAGTAALGTSGDAVASATGDQGPCAAVLLAGTADAAVTEDELTACVAAIVSAQEALAATDSAQQTTGAAQTALRDLVANLDDAVTTLGERSAELDAAVAALLDASGPGSGSGSAGGAPDAGAGTGAGTGADGSSPAGGSAPSGGGAGATPDLSGGGTGAVGSAAGGAPSGGSVTTRGDGTSSGTVTAERILADRAAVSVAERQLDIAAAAAAAGTLTAPISGTVAQVDVTPGASVGTSDTAVTVLGDGGYVLTTTLDLAEVGAVEVGQAVTATVPATGGAYTGTVSSIGILDDSQTSTPSYAAAVALDAVDGELPEGASASATIAVAEVSDVLVVPTSAVAADGPARTVRVLDGDGVRTVTVTTGAVGPEVTEVTEGLAAGDEVVLADLARELVPDDEESSGLAGLGGSEGQSGFPQGGFPQGGFPEGGFPEGGFSRTGG, encoded by the coding sequence ATGCGTGACGCGGTCGTTCGTCGTCGCCGCCGGTCGCGGCGCCACCGGTGGGTCGCCGCGGGCGTCGCGGTCGCCGTGCTGGGCGCGGGGGGCGCCGCCGTCGCCCTGCGGCCTGCTGCCGCGCAGTACCGCACGGCGACGGTCGCCACCGGTGACGTCGCGCAGCAGGTGTCGGTCAGCGCCACCGTGGCGTCCGCGAGCCGCGCCGACGTGACGTTCGGCGCGTCGGGCACCGTCGCGACCGTCGACGTCGCCGCCGGCGACCGCGTCGAGGCGGGTGACGTCCTCGCCACGCTCGACGCCGACGCGCTGCAGGACGCCGTCGACGACGCGAACGAGACCCTTGCCGAGGCGCAGCAGACCCTCGCCGACGACCTCGACGCCCAGTCGTCCGGCTCGGGCTCGACGGCGAGCGTGACGTCCGCCTCCGGGACGGGCGCGGCCGGGGCCGGTACCTCCGCGGGCGGGTCCGTGCTCCTCGTCAGCACGACGGGTGCGGGCACGCGCGCCGTGACGCTCACGGCCGCCGGCGGGTCGAGCGAGGCCGAGCAGGCGGTCACCACCGCGCTCGACGCGCTGGCCGACGCACGGACGGCCGTGCAGACGGCGCAGGAGGCGCTCCTCGCGGGGTACGAGTCCGTCGCGGACGCCCTGCTCGCCGGCACCGCGGCGCTGGGCACCTCGGGCGACGCGGTCGCCTCCGCGACCGGCGACCAGGGCCCGTGCGCCGCGGTCCTCTTGGCCGGAACCGCCGACGCCGCCGTGACCGAGGACGAGCTGACCGCGTGCGTCGCCGCGATCGTCTCCGCGCAGGAGGCCCTCGCCGCGACGGACAGCGCCCAGCAGACGACCGGAGCGGCGCAGACGGCCCTGCGGGACCTCGTGGCGAACCTCGACGACGCCGTGACCACGCTCGGCGAGAGGTCCGCCGAGCTGGACGCCGCGGTGGCGGCGCTCCTCGACGCCTCCGGTCCGGGGAGCGGCTCCGGCAGCGCCGGTGGGGCACCTGATGCCGGGGCCGGCACGGGGGCGGGGACGGGCGCCGACGGTTCGTCCCCCGCGGGCGGATCCGCCCCCTCGGGCGGGGGCGCGGGTGCGACCCCGGATCTCTCGGGCGGCGGTACCGGGGCCGTCGGGTCGGCCGCGGGCGGCGCGCCGTCGGGCGGATCCGTGACGACCAGGGGCGACGGGACGTCGTCGGGCACCGTGACCGCGGAGCGCATCCTCGCCGACCGCGCGGCCGTCAGCGTGGCCGAGCGGCAGCTCGACATCGCCGCGGCGGCCGCGGCGGCGGGCACCCTCACCGCGCCGATCTCCGGGACCGTGGCACAGGTGGACGTGACCCCGGGCGCGTCGGTCGGCACGAGCGACACGGCCGTGACCGTCCTCGGCGACGGCGGCTACGTGCTCACGACGACCCTCGACCTCGCCGAGGTGGGTGCGGTCGAGGTCGGCCAGGCCGTCACCGCGACCGTTCCCGCCACGGGCGGTGCGTACACGGGCACCGTGAGCAGCATCGGGATCCTCGACGACTCGCAGACCTCGACCCCGTCGTACGCCGCGGCCGTCGCGCTCGACGCGGTCGACGGCGAGCTGCCCGAGGGTGCGTCCGCGTCCGCGACGATCGCGGTCGCCGAGGTGAGCGACGTCCTCGTCGTCCCGACGTCCGCCGTGGCCGCGGACGGGCCGGCGCGCACGGTCCGGGTGCTCGACGGCGACGGCGTGCGCACCGTGACGGTGACGACGGGCGCCGTCGGGCCGGAGGTCACCGAGGTCACCGAGGGCCTCGCCGCCGGCGACGAGGTCGTGCTGGCCGACCTGGCCCGAGAGCTCGTGCCCGACGACGAGGAGTCGAGCGGGCTCGCCGGCCTGGGCGGGTCCGAGGGGCAGAGCGGCTTCCCCCAGGGAGGCTTCCCCCAGGGAGGCTTCCCCGAGGGGGGCTTCCCTGAGGGTGGCTTCTCCCGCACCGGCGGATGA
- a CDS encoding HAMP domain-containing sensor histidine kinase produces MVAGVVLVVTVGLAAASTAALRTQLVTQVDHELEQASQRLAQGPGVLPPGRQLPDDATGTPAPSPSSLPDGDDPARLPAGIGPGSALVRYADGQIVLAEYVSSTLERVTLDEAQIATLEAVPADGRAHDVDLPDLGSFRAVHRTTDDDQPVVVASSTTTVDATVEDYVSVQVALGAAGLLAAVLLGTWLVRRSLRPLDDVAAAASRVSELELAQGEIDAIPRVPVDLTDERTEVGQVGAALNRMLENVETSLQARHDSETQVRRFVADASHELRTPLASIRGYAELVRRSPDDVPPATARSLDRIESEAVRMTGLVEDLLLLARLDAGRPLDRAPVDLAGLAVDAVMDAHAAGPDHDWDLDLPGTGDLDVDLATDLPDARGEDTDEDVDLEVLGDEASLRQVLANLLANARTHTPPGTHVAVRLTTDGEDVVLTVADDGPGVPPTLRPTLFRRFTRGDDARNRTGGSTGLGLAIADAIVTAHGGTITVTSATVDEPDPTGTTFTVRLPRGSG; encoded by the coding sequence GTGGTCGCCGGTGTCGTCCTCGTCGTGACCGTCGGGCTCGCCGCCGCCTCGACCGCGGCGCTGCGCACCCAGCTCGTCACCCAGGTCGACCACGAGCTCGAGCAGGCGAGTCAGCGGCTCGCGCAGGGGCCCGGGGTCCTGCCGCCGGGCAGGCAGCTCCCTGACGACGCGACGGGCACCCCGGCCCCGTCGCCCAGCAGCCTTCCCGACGGCGACGACCCGGCACGCCTGCCTGCCGGCATCGGTCCGGGGAGCGCGCTCGTGCGGTACGCCGACGGCCAGATCGTGCTCGCGGAGTACGTCTCGTCGACGCTCGAGCGCGTCACGCTCGACGAGGCCCAGATCGCCACGCTCGAGGCCGTCCCGGCCGACGGCAGGGCGCACGACGTCGACCTGCCGGACCTCGGGTCGTTCCGTGCCGTGCACCGGACGACGGACGACGACCAGCCCGTCGTCGTCGCCTCGAGCACGACGACCGTCGACGCGACGGTCGAGGACTACGTCTCCGTCCAGGTCGCGCTCGGCGCCGCGGGCCTGCTCGCCGCCGTGCTCCTGGGCACGTGGCTCGTGCGGCGCTCGCTCCGGCCGCTCGACGACGTCGCCGCCGCAGCGAGCCGCGTCTCCGAGCTGGAGCTCGCGCAGGGCGAGATCGACGCGATCCCGCGCGTCCCGGTCGACCTCACCGACGAGCGCACCGAGGTCGGGCAGGTGGGCGCCGCGCTGAACCGCATGCTGGAGAACGTCGAGACCTCGCTCCAGGCGCGCCACGACTCCGAGACCCAGGTGCGGCGGTTCGTCGCCGACGCGAGCCACGAGCTGCGCACCCCGCTCGCCTCCATCCGCGGGTACGCCGAGCTCGTGCGCCGCTCCCCCGACGACGTCCCGCCCGCCACCGCGCGCTCGCTCGACCGCATCGAGTCCGAGGCCGTCCGCATGACGGGGCTCGTCGAGGACCTCCTGCTCCTCGCGCGGCTCGACGCCGGCCGCCCGCTCGACCGCGCGCCCGTCGACCTCGCCGGCCTCGCCGTGGACGCCGTCATGGACGCCCACGCCGCCGGGCCCGACCACGACTGGGACCTCGACCTGCCCGGCACCGGCGACCTGGACGTCGACCTCGCCACGGACCTGCCCGACGCGCGCGGCGAGGACACCGACGAGGACGTCGACCTCGAGGTCCTGGGCGACGAGGCGAGCCTGCGCCAGGTGCTCGCGAACCTCCTCGCCAACGCGCGCACGCACACCCCGCCCGGCACTCACGTCGCGGTACGGCTGACGACCGACGGCGAGGACGTCGTGCTCACCGTCGCCGACGACGGCCCCGGCGTCCCGCCGACCCTGCGCCCGACGCTCTTCCGGCGCTTCACGCGCGGCGACGACGCCCGCAACCGCACCGGCGGCTCCACCGGCCTGGGCCTCGCCATCGCCGACGCGATCGTCACCGCGCACGGCGGCACGATCACCGTGACGTCGGCGACCGTGGACGAACCCGACCCCACCGGCACGACCTTCACCGTCCGCCTGCCTCGCGGGTCCGGATGA
- a CDS encoding response regulator transcription factor, with the protein MTAATAPVGRPDQPRLTRPDGSPVRVLVVDDEPNLAELLTSALRYEGWDVSTALDGSSAIRTARETDPDVVVLDVMLPDMDGLTVLRRLREQEARRPVLFLTARDAVEDRVAGLTAGGDDYVTKPFSLEEVVARLRGLLRRGGATAREDSVLVVGDLELDEDAHEVRRAGEEVRLTATEFELLRYLMRNPRRVLSKAQILDRVWSYDFGGQANIVELYVSYLRRKIDKGREPMIHTLRGVGYVLKPAAGAADAGA; encoded by the coding sequence ATGACCGCAGCCACCGCCCCCGTCGGCCGTCCCGACCAGCCCCGCCTGACGCGCCCGGACGGCTCGCCCGTCCGCGTGCTCGTGGTCGACGACGAGCCCAACCTCGCCGAGCTGCTCACCTCGGCGCTGCGCTACGAGGGCTGGGACGTGTCCACCGCGCTCGACGGGAGCTCCGCGATCCGGACCGCGCGCGAGACCGATCCCGACGTCGTCGTGCTCGACGTCATGCTCCCCGACATGGACGGCCTCACCGTGCTGCGACGCCTGCGCGAGCAGGAGGCCCGGAGGCCGGTGCTGTTCCTCACGGCGCGCGACGCCGTCGAGGACCGCGTCGCCGGGCTCACCGCGGGCGGCGACGACTACGTGACCAAGCCGTTCAGCCTCGAAGAGGTCGTCGCGCGCCTGCGCGGGCTGCTGCGCCGGGGCGGCGCCACCGCGCGCGAGGACTCGGTGCTCGTCGTCGGCGACCTCGAGCTCGACGAGGACGCGCACGAGGTGCGCCGCGCGGGCGAGGAGGTCCGGCTCACGGCCACCGAGTTCGAGCTCCTGCGCTACCTCATGCGCAACCCGCGCCGCGTGCTCTCCAAGGCGCAGATCCTCGACCGCGTCTGGAGCTACGACTTCGGCGGCCAGGCGAACATCGTCGAGCTCTACGTCTCCTACCTGCGTCGCAAGATCGACAAGGGCCGCGAGCCCATGATCCACACGCTCCGCGGCGTCGGCTACGTGCTCAAGCCCGCGGCGGGCGCGGCCGACGCCGGTGCCTGA
- a CDS encoding discoidin domain-containing protein — protein sequence MTRPPTPPPGRRARRRATAAVSLATAGALLLTPAVAQGAPSAASPAAVTAEVDPTPAFGAPDATAADYYGALLRHTRWVETVWDESAGVYQLKDFNFAVVLGNAVLLTHGEYDAELAGISEETLRAHTLATIRHYAASNRFVDPAGTWGKKLFWDSTFQSYFLAAGTLLWDELDATTQANLTTIATGQSTYTADLDFGKDPLSGSWTADWPTGKFEGDTAQEEVGVYTQALAPGLAWAPDDPDAARWAEQLGDWGRNAAGQPTADRNNPAVVAGKPVSTNTMQTIHDTYLVENHGSFGPHYQSDIWRSGGRNAIHFLLRDEPLPEILTHQPNSAELWESIKLVMSDAGEPFMPMVADREYLYGRDAIPMAFLSQVLRDPDAARAEANLAAALADYQSYPPVYRLAKFSGEPKYEPEARAEIAISYLLHVEAAESPEGPVEPTPQDAFFERLAGVRDFGAGPGLTVQQSADAWAAASSRKGFVKFPWVPSHDSWLFHVSGSTPYLYPSTGAAVDERHVTTYTGPRDGFEGTSSVFRIGTGYAGQVTLPTGAAVYASTGAGTEDASLSVRNLDMNGYSGLDGSRTYTTAEGETTATLPVTRPADPADAKAARVDDLTFAPVTARYVRLLGQQGHPQYGYSMFAFHAYGADEGSATDLAAGKVATASSEDAANGRTAARVTDGNASTRWAVAVGERTRPDSWIQVDLGEETTVGGVRFAWEASAGARYLVQTSTDGQTWTTATAYGKAPADVNVARLDTVDLTPEGAAEPAPVTTRYVRMQGVRGDAAYGYSLYHLRAFSPTGTDVAAGKPATASSANGSNPASAVTDGSATTRWAVAVADRTKPDSWIQVDLGAPTEVSQVQLGWEVAAGQEYRVQTSLDGRTWHDAASFRYTGDQVLSSDGDWLNVEGEAGFVVRGSDAPVTVSRATDTRHVVRLTDGATGPRLVEMVPGDAAATAAQAGARVPTAADPAVLVSAVDGYVVAFNLTGADVATTLTVPHDGGAVPVYAGTQTVGADASTLDVTVPAGDAVVLAPRATVAAHGGATPAGVTVAVDDARSFRVSGDGTPVELRHAETGATRTVGATPSGTRVTFRDATPFPVADHALSTLTFPASVLPDGMTSPSLAVDGDATTAWVPGPDGRMVTDLGAPREIGTVVAAWERGGAPESVVSVSDDGLTFTDVGTLGAGDVRGTLAVDRTARYVALSTSWQDGDPGLTALRVLAPGAADPTSPAAVAVTATAEVRCLGGKPYVAVRVVNDDDARLDVEVATPWGSKSFPSVAPGKNAYQSFAVRGDATDGPVSVTAAPSDDADERETVATPEHGRPTCG from the coding sequence ATGACCCGCCCGCCCACCCCACCGCCCGGACGGCGCGCACGCCGCCGCGCCACCGCCGCCGTCTCGCTCGCGACCGCCGGGGCCCTGCTGCTCACCCCCGCGGTCGCGCAGGGAGCGCCCTCGGCCGCCTCCCCCGCAGCCGTGACGGCGGAGGTCGACCCCACGCCCGCGTTCGGCGCGCCCGACGCGACCGCGGCCGACTACTACGGCGCGCTGCTGCGCCACACCCGCTGGGTCGAGACCGTCTGGGACGAGTCCGCCGGGGTGTACCAGCTCAAGGACTTCAACTTCGCCGTCGTGCTGGGCAACGCCGTGCTCCTGACCCACGGCGAGTACGACGCCGAGCTCGCGGGCATCTCCGAGGAGACGCTCCGCGCGCACACGCTCGCCACGATCCGGCACTACGCCGCGAGCAACCGGTTCGTCGACCCGGCGGGCACGTGGGGCAAGAAGCTGTTCTGGGACTCGACGTTCCAGTCCTACTTCCTCGCGGCCGGGACGCTGCTGTGGGACGAGCTCGACGCGACGACGCAGGCCAACCTCACGACGATCGCGACCGGCCAGTCCACGTACACCGCCGACCTCGACTTCGGCAAGGACCCCCTCTCCGGGTCGTGGACCGCCGACTGGCCGACGGGCAAGTTCGAGGGCGACACGGCGCAGGAGGAGGTCGGCGTCTACACGCAGGCGCTGGCCCCCGGCCTCGCCTGGGCCCCCGACGACCCCGACGCGGCGCGCTGGGCCGAGCAGCTCGGCGACTGGGGCCGCAACGCGGCGGGGCAGCCGACCGCCGACCGCAACAACCCGGCCGTCGTCGCGGGCAAGCCCGTGTCGACGAACACCATGCAGACCATCCACGACACGTACCTCGTGGAGAACCACGGGTCGTTCGGCCCGCACTACCAGTCCGACATCTGGCGGTCCGGCGGGCGCAACGCGATCCACTTCCTCCTGCGTGACGAGCCGCTGCCGGAGATCCTCACGCACCAGCCCAACTCGGCGGAGCTGTGGGAGTCGATCAAGCTCGTCATGTCCGACGCGGGCGAGCCGTTCATGCCGATGGTCGCCGACCGCGAGTACCTCTACGGCCGCGACGCCATCCCGATGGCGTTCCTCAGCCAGGTGCTGCGCGACCCCGACGCCGCGCGCGCCGAGGCGAACCTCGCGGCCGCGCTCGCGGACTACCAGTCCTACCCCCCGGTCTACCGCCTCGCGAAGTTCTCCGGCGAGCCCAAGTACGAGCCGGAGGCGCGCGCCGAGATCGCCATCTCCTACCTGCTGCACGTCGAGGCCGCCGAGTCCCCCGAGGGCCCGGTCGAGCCGACGCCGCAGGACGCGTTCTTCGAGCGCCTCGCCGGGGTGCGCGACTTCGGCGCCGGCCCCGGGCTGACGGTCCAGCAGTCCGCGGACGCCTGGGCCGCGGCGTCGAGCCGCAAGGGCTTCGTGAAGTTCCCCTGGGTCCCGTCGCACGACTCGTGGCTCTTCCACGTCTCGGGCTCGACCCCCTACCTCTACCCCAGCACCGGCGCGGCCGTCGACGAGCGGCACGTGACGACGTACACCGGGCCGCGCGACGGCTTCGAGGGCACGTCGTCGGTGTTCCGGATCGGGACGGGGTACGCCGGCCAGGTCACGCTCCCGACCGGGGCCGCGGTCTACGCGTCGACCGGCGCGGGCACCGAGGACGCGAGCCTGTCCGTCCGCAACCTCGACATGAACGGGTACTCCGGCCTCGACGGGTCGCGCACCTACACGACCGCGGAGGGCGAGACCACCGCGACGCTCCCGGTGACGCGCCCCGCCGACCCCGCGGACGCCAAGGCCGCGCGCGTGGACGACCTCACCTTCGCGCCCGTCACCGCGCGGTACGTGCGGCTCCTCGGACAGCAGGGCCACCCGCAGTACGGCTACTCGATGTTCGCGTTCCACGCGTACGGCGCGGACGAGGGGTCGGCGACCGACCTCGCGGCCGGCAAGGTCGCGACCGCGTCCAGCGAGGACGCCGCGAACGGCCGTACCGCGGCCCGCGTGACCGACGGCAACGCGTCGACCCGCTGGGCCGTCGCGGTCGGCGAGCGCACGCGCCCCGACTCGTGGATCCAGGTGGACCTCGGCGAGGAGACGACCGTGGGCGGCGTGCGGTTCGCGTGGGAGGCGAGCGCGGGAGCGCGGTACCTCGTCCAGACGTCGACCGACGGCCAGACCTGGACGACGGCCACCGCCTACGGCAAGGCCCCGGCGGACGTGAACGTCGCGCGCCTCGACACCGTCGACCTCACCCCGGAGGGCGCGGCCGAGCCCGCGCCGGTCACGACGCGCTACGTCCGCATGCAGGGCGTGCGCGGGGACGCGGCGTACGGCTACTCGCTCTACCACCTGCGCGCGTTCTCCCCGACCGGCACGGACGTCGCGGCGGGCAAGCCGGCCACGGCGTCGAGCGCCAACGGCTCCAACCCCGCGAGCGCCGTCACCGACGGCTCGGCCACGACCCGCTGGGCCGTCGCGGTCGCGGACCGCACGAAGCCCGACTCGTGGATCCAGGTCGACCTCGGCGCCCCGACCGAGGTCAGCCAGGTCCAGCTCGGCTGGGAGGTCGCCGCGGGTCAGGAGTACCGCGTGCAGACGTCGCTCGACGGCCGGACCTGGCACGACGCCGCGTCGTTCCGGTACACCGGCGACCAGGTGCTCAGCAGCGACGGCGACTGGCTCAACGTCGAGGGCGAGGCCGGGTTCGTCGTGCGCGGCTCCGACGCGCCGGTGACGGTGTCGCGCGCGACCGACACGCGGCACGTCGTCCGGCTCACGGACGGCGCGACCGGCCCCCGGCTCGTGGAGATGGTCCCGGGCGACGCCGCGGCGACCGCCGCGCAGGCCGGGGCCCGCGTGCCCACGGCCGCCGACCCGGCGGTGCTCGTGAGCGCCGTCGACGGCTACGTCGTGGCGTTCAACCTCACGGGCGCGGACGTCGCGACGACGCTCACCGTCCCGCACGACGGCGGGGCCGTCCCCGTCTACGCGGGCACGCAGACGGTCGGCGCGGACGCCTCGACGCTCGACGTCACCGTCCCCGCGGGCGACGCGGTCGTCCTCGCACCCCGCGCGACGGTCGCCGCGCACGGCGGAGCGACCCCGGCCGGGGTCACCGTCGCCGTCGACGACGCCCGGTCGTTCCGCGTGAGCGGCGACGGGACGCCGGTCGAGCTCCGCCACGCCGAGACGGGAGCGACCCGCACGGTCGGGGCGACGCCGTCCGGCACGCGCGTCACCTTCCGGGACGCGACCCCGTTCCCGGTCGCCGACCACGCGCTGAGCACCCTCACGTTCCCCGCGTCGGTGCTGCCCGACGGCATGACGTCGCCGTCGCTCGCCGTCGACGGCGACGCCACCACGGCGTGGGTCCCCGGCCCGGACGGCCGCATGGTCACCGACCTGGGCGCACCGCGCGAGATCGGCACCGTCGTCGCCGCCTGGGAGCGGGGCGGGGCGCCGGAGTCGGTCGTGTCCGTGAGCGACGACGGCCTGACGTTCACCGACGTCGGCACCCTCGGCGCAGGGGACGTCCGCGGCACGCTCGCCGTCGACCGCACGGCGCGGTACGTCGCGCTGAGCACGTCGTGGCAGGACGGCGACCCGGGGCTCACCGCGCTGCGGGTGCTCGCGCCCGGCGCGGCGGACCCGACGTCTCCGGCAGCAGTCGCCGTCACCGCGACGGCCGAGGTCCGGTGCCTCGGCGGCAAGCCGTACGTCGCCGTGCGGGTCGTGAACGACGACGACGCGCGCCTCGACGTCGAGGTCGCCACGCCGTGGGGCTCGAAGAGCTTCCCCTCGGTGGCCCCCGGCAAGAACGCGTACCAGTCGTTCGCCGTCCGCGGCGACGCCACGGACGGTCCCGTGAGCGTCACGGCCGCGCCGTCGGACGACGCCGACGAGCGCGAGACCGTCGCGACGCCGGAGCACGGCCGACCGACCTGCGGCTGA